Proteins found in one Methylobacterium sp. CB376 genomic segment:
- a CDS encoding FAD-dependent monooxygenase — protein sequence MAERARPHREIVVAGGGLPGLSLALGLRRALGEAVRITVCDPAFARAADPRAKPDLRAYAVAAGGRRMLARLGVWEAVAAGAQPIREMVITDSRLSDPVRPAFLTFAGEVEEGEPFAHMVEGAALLEALRRATEAAGAVLDPNPVAAAVPERDAITARLADGRALRASLVVAADGARSRLREAAGISWIGWSYPQSGIVATVSHERDHEGRAIEHFLPSGPFAVLPLSPGGSLGHRSSIVWTERQADVPALLGGGPEEALAEVERRFGLTLGRIALETGLRAYPLAFGMARRFHAPRLALLGDAAHLIHPIAGQGLNLGLKSAAALAEVLADAMRLGLDPGGPEVLDSYERSRRADTLAMGAATDGLNRLFSNDALPVRLARDLGLGLVDRLPALKRLFIREAAGLRGAQPRLMRGEAL from the coding sequence ATGGCGGAACGGGCTCGGCCTCATCGGGAGATCGTCGTCGCGGGGGGCGGGCTGCCCGGCCTGTCCCTGGCGCTCGGCCTGCGGCGCGCCCTCGGCGAGGCGGTGCGGATCACGGTCTGCGACCCGGCCTTCGCGCGGGCCGCCGATCCGCGCGCCAAGCCGGACCTGCGCGCCTACGCGGTGGCGGCGGGCGGGCGGCGGATGCTGGCCCGGCTCGGCGTCTGGGAGGCGGTGGCGGCGGGCGCGCAGCCGATCCGCGAGATGGTCATCACCGACAGCCGCCTGTCCGACCCGGTGCGGCCGGCCTTCCTGACCTTCGCGGGCGAGGTGGAGGAGGGCGAGCCCTTCGCGCACATGGTGGAGGGCGCCGCCCTCCTGGAAGCCCTGCGGCGGGCCACGGAGGCGGCCGGCGCGGTGCTCGACCCGAACCCGGTCGCGGCGGCCGTGCCGGAGCGCGACGCGATCACGGCCCGCCTCGCGGACGGGCGCGCCCTGCGCGCGAGCCTCGTCGTGGCGGCGGACGGGGCGCGCTCGCGCCTGCGGGAGGCGGCGGGGATCAGCTGGATCGGCTGGTCCTACCCGCAATCGGGCATCGTCGCGACGGTCTCGCACGAGCGCGACCACGAGGGCCGGGCGATCGAGCACTTCCTGCCCTCCGGCCCCTTCGCGGTGCTGCCGCTGTCGCCGGGCGGGTCCCTCGGCCACCGCTCCTCGATCGTCTGGACCGAGCGGCAGGCCGACGTGCCGGCGCTGCTCGGCGGCGGGCCCGAGGAGGCCCTGGCGGAGGTCGAGCGCCGCTTCGGCCTGACCCTGGGCCGGATCGCCCTCGAGACCGGCCTGCGCGCCTACCCGCTCGCCTTCGGGATGGCCCGGCGCTTCCACGCCCCGCGCCTCGCGCTCCTGGGCGACGCCGCCCACCTGATCCACCCGATCGCCGGCCAGGGCCTCAATCTCGGCCTCAAGAGCGCGGCGGCGCTGGCCGAGGTGCTCGCCGACGCGATGCGGCTCGGCCTCGATCCGGGCGGGCCCGAGGTGCTGGATTCCTACGAGCGCAGCCGCCGGGCCGACACGCTCGCCATGGGGGCGGCGACGGACGGGCTTAACCGCCTGTTCTCGAACGACGCCCTGCCGGTCCGCCTCGCGCGGGACCTCGGCCTCGGGCTGGTGGACCGGCTGCCCGCGCTCAAGCGCCTGTTCATCCGGGAGGCGGCGGGCCTGCGCGGCGCACAGCCGCGGCTGATGCGCGGCGAGGCGCTCTGA
- a CDS encoding glucan biosynthesis protein D, with protein MTRRRPASPRPTHAREIQAPARDAAAGLDRRAVLALAGAFAAGGALAPTGARAEDPPAPPALGDGERFDPAAVVALARALAAKPYAAPPSALPDAFGKLTYEQYIAIRPKPELLIWRGEGRGFVVEPLHRGYLFTNPVSLHTVEDGIVRRIPYDRDLFEFRKTAPPEAGRDLGFSGFRLYGSFGGGPPADCAIFQGASFFRALAAGQSYGITARALTLRPAEARGEEFPLFRAFWLERPGPASTQIVMHALIDSDSAAAALRMTLRPGDATIVDIEATLCPRTSLDHVGLGGMTGAYLFGPADHRNTDDARPAAHEIGGLQIRNGGGEALWRPVQNPETLQISSFLDQDPKGFGLVQRHRDYADYQDDVQHWERRPSLWIEPFGTWQPGQEQRGWGPGAVQLIEIPSESEVNENILAYWRPKEPIARETAFTFRQYWCWDVPGAPPLARCTGTRIGKGSSGKRRLFLVDFAGDALFAPEVRPESLKLAVTASPGTIVQPKPDAPPVKRDPQFRPLLYLYPERKTVRAVFELDPGGETACEMRLVVKNGDQPVSETWLFRWTP; from the coding sequence ATGACGCGACGACGCCCCGCCTCGCCCCGGCCGACCCACGCGCGAGAGATCCAGGCCCCCGCCCGCGACGCGGCGGCCGGCCTCGACCGCCGCGCCGTGCTGGCGCTCGCCGGTGCCTTCGCGGCGGGCGGCGCCCTCGCGCCGACGGGCGCCCGCGCGGAGGATCCGCCCGCGCCGCCGGCGCTCGGGGACGGCGAGCGCTTCGACCCGGCCGCGGTGGTGGCCCTGGCCCGGGCGCTGGCGGCCAAGCCCTACGCGGCCCCGCCCTCCGCCCTGCCGGACGCCTTCGGCAAGCTCACCTACGAGCAGTACATCGCGATCCGGCCGAAGCCCGAACTCCTGATCTGGCGCGGGGAGGGCCGCGGCTTCGTGGTCGAGCCCCTGCACCGGGGCTACCTGTTCACGAACCCGGTCAGCCTGCACACGGTCGAGGACGGGATCGTCCGGCGCATCCCCTACGACCGCGACCTGTTCGAGTTCCGCAAGACCGCCCCGCCCGAGGCCGGCCGCGACCTCGGCTTCTCGGGCTTCCGCCTCTACGGGAGCTTCGGGGGCGGGCCGCCCGCCGATTGCGCGATCTTCCAGGGCGCCTCGTTCTTCCGGGCCCTCGCCGCGGGCCAGAGCTACGGCATCACCGCGCGCGCCCTCACCCTGCGCCCGGCCGAGGCGCGGGGCGAGGAATTCCCGCTCTTCCGGGCCTTCTGGCTGGAGCGGCCGGGCCCGGCCAGCACCCAGATCGTGATGCACGCGCTGATCGATTCCGACTCCGCCGCCGCGGCCCTGCGCATGACGCTGCGCCCGGGCGACGCCACCATCGTGGACATCGAGGCGACCCTGTGCCCGCGCACCAGCCTCGACCATGTCGGGCTCGGCGGCATGACGGGCGCCTACCTGTTCGGCCCGGCCGACCACCGCAACACCGACGACGCCCGCCCCGCCGCCCACGAGATCGGCGGCCTGCAGATCCGCAACGGCGGGGGCGAGGCGCTCTGGCGGCCCGTGCAGAACCCCGAGACGCTGCAGATCTCCTCCTTCCTCGACCAGGACCCGAAGGGCTTCGGCCTCGTGCAGCGCCACCGCGACTACGCGGATTACCAGGACGACGTGCAGCACTGGGAGCGCCGCCCGAGCCTGTGGATCGAGCCCTTCGGCACCTGGCAGCCCGGCCAGGAGCAGCGCGGCTGGGGCCCGGGCGCGGTCCAGCTCATCGAGATCCCGAGCGAGTCCGAGGTCAACGAGAACATCCTGGCCTATTGGCGGCCCAAGGAGCCGATCGCCAGGGAGACCGCTTTCACCTTCCGGCAATACTGGTGCTGGGACGTGCCGGGGGCGCCGCCCCTGGCGCGCTGCACCGGCACGCGGATCGGCAAGGGCAGTTCGGGCAAGCGCCGCCTCTTCCTCGTCGACTTCGCGGGCGACGCGCTCTTCGCCCCGGAGGTGAGGCCCGAATCCCTGAAGCTCGCGGTCACGGCCTCGCCGGGGACGATCGTGCAGCCCAAGCCCGACGCGCCGCCGGTGAAGCGCGACCCGCAATTCCGCCCCCTCCTCTACCTCTATCCCGAGCGCAAGACGGTGCGCGCCGTCTTCGAACTGGACCCGGGCGGCGAGACCGCCTGCGAGATGCGCCTCGTCGTCAAGAACGGCGACCAACCCGTCAGTGAGACATGGCTGTTTCGTTGGACCCCGTGA
- the tesB gene encoding acyl-CoA thioesterase II: MTRAVDDLLALLDLEQLEQNLFRGRSPKDRWQRVFGGQVIGQALVAATRTVPAERRPHSLHAYFLLGGDPRVPIIYEVDRIRDGRSFTTRRVNAIQHGRPIFSMSASFHLEEPGFDHQLPMPDVPMPEALGDESSLKATIMPGMPDPVRAYFERERPIELRPVEFERYAAPAPRAPRFHVWIRATGPLPDDPAVHQSVLAYASDMTLLDTSLVAHGRTVFERTIQPASLDHALWFHRPFRADEWLLYAQDSPSASGACGFARGLIFTRDGTLVASVAQEGMIRPVREEA; encoded by the coding sequence ATGACGCGTGCGGTCGACGACCTCCTCGCCCTCCTCGATCTGGAGCAGCTGGAGCAGAACCTGTTTCGCGGCCGCTCGCCCAAGGACCGCTGGCAGCGCGTCTTCGGCGGTCAGGTGATCGGGCAGGCCCTCGTGGCGGCGACCCGCACGGTGCCGGCCGAGCGCCGGCCCCACTCGCTCCACGCCTATTTCCTGCTCGGCGGCGACCCGCGCGTGCCGATCATCTACGAGGTCGACCGCATCCGCGACGGGCGCAGCTTCACCACGCGGCGCGTCAACGCGATCCAGCACGGCCGCCCGATCTTCTCGATGTCGGCCTCCTTCCACCTGGAGGAGCCGGGCTTCGACCACCAGCTGCCGATGCCGGACGTGCCCATGCCCGAGGCCCTCGGCGACGAGAGCAGCCTGAAGGCCACGATCATGCCGGGCATGCCCGATCCGGTCCGGGCCTATTTCGAGCGCGAGCGCCCGATCGAGCTGCGGCCCGTCGAGTTCGAGCGCTACGCCGCGCCCGCCCCGCGCGCGCCGCGCTTCCACGTCTGGATCCGCGCCACCGGCCCGCTGCCCGACGACCCGGCCGTGCACCAGAGCGTGCTCGCCTACGCCTCCGACATGACGCTGCTCGACACCTCGCTCGTCGCCCACGGGCGGACCGTCTTCGAGCGCACGATCCAGCCCGCGAGCCTCGACCACGCGCTGTGGTTCCACCGGCCGTTCCGCGCCGACGAGTGGCTGCTCTACGCCCAGGACAGCCCGAGCGCCTCGGGCGCCTGCGGCTTCGCCCGCGGGCTGATCTTCACCCGCGACGGCACCCTGGTCGCCTCCGTGGCCCAGGAGGGCATGATCCGCCCGGTCCGCGAGGAGGCCTGA
- the mdoH gene encoding glucans biosynthesis glucosyltransferase MdoH, which translates to MPRASGAPAVPPEAPLAMPVQDLRRWSPLAAHRGAAHPSPRAARLFVFGAAALLTAYGAYEMYEVVTVAGSATVLQLLLLLLFTLNFSWIALAFTSALLGFGALLRRRPAAAPRGPLTRRTAVVMPVYNEATARTFAAIEAMRESIEATGEGARFDYWILSDSTQADAWIAEERAFLALRERLGAGARLYYRHRPKNHHRKAGNIADFVTRWGGHYDHMLVLDADSLMSGECVVRLAAAMEADPDAGIVQSLPLIINRNTLFARVQQFAARIYGPVIATGLALWSGRDGNYWGHNAIIRTRAFAEQCGLPDLPGRPPFGGHVLSHDFVEAALIRRGGWSVSMLPDLAGSYEESPPSLIDIAVRDRRWAQGNLQHSRIIAAAGLKLASRQHFATGIAGYVASPLWAAQLVVGIALALQTAYIRPEYFPSEFRLYPVWPRFDPVRALQLFGLTMGILLAPKLFGLILALLDATVRRACGGAPRLILSALIETLLSALIAPIAMLIQSGSVLQILLGRDTGWNPQRRDDGSIPLRDIVRRHRWHTLLGLVSGAAAFAIATSLFLWMSPTILGLVLAIPLSWASGQLAWGLALKRRGLLMTPEERAPPPIAVRARAIEAENAARGFDEADALWALHAEPALREAHLAMLPPPASRRRGAIEAERVLAEAKLGEAVSVGEAASWLTPKERMAALHAPALVARLAELPR; encoded by the coding sequence ATGCCGCGCGCCTCCGGCGCACCGGCGGTGCCGCCCGAGGCGCCCCTCGCCATGCCGGTGCAGGACCTGCGCCGCTGGTCCCCCCTCGCGGCCCATCGCGGCGCGGCGCATCCGAGCCCGAGGGCCGCGCGGCTGTTCGTGTTCGGGGCGGCGGCCCTGCTCACCGCCTACGGCGCCTACGAGATGTACGAGGTCGTGACGGTGGCGGGCAGCGCCACCGTCCTGCAGCTGCTCCTGCTGCTGCTGTTCACGCTCAACTTCTCCTGGATCGCCCTCGCCTTCACCTCGGCGCTGCTCGGCTTCGGGGCGCTGCTGCGCCGCCGCCCCGCGGCCGCGCCGCGCGGGCCCCTGACGCGCCGCACCGCCGTCGTGATGCCGGTCTACAACGAGGCCACCGCCCGCACCTTCGCGGCGATCGAGGCGATGCGCGAGTCGATCGAGGCCACCGGCGAGGGCGCGCGCTTCGACTACTGGATCCTGTCGGATTCGACCCAGGCCGATGCCTGGATCGCCGAGGAGCGGGCCTTCCTCGCCCTGCGCGAGCGGCTCGGGGCCGGGGCGCGCCTGTACTACCGCCACCGGCCGAAGAACCACCACCGCAAGGCCGGCAACATCGCCGACTTCGTCACCCGCTGGGGCGGGCACTACGACCACATGCTGGTGCTCGACGCCGACAGCCTGATGAGCGGCGAATGCGTGGTGCGGCTCGCCGCCGCCATGGAGGCGGATCCGGATGCCGGCATCGTCCAGTCGCTGCCGCTCATCATCAACCGCAACACCCTGTTCGCCCGCGTGCAGCAATTCGCGGCCCGGATCTACGGGCCGGTCATCGCCACGGGCCTCGCCCTGTGGTCGGGGCGGGACGGCAATTACTGGGGCCACAACGCCATCATCCGCACCCGGGCCTTCGCGGAGCAGTGCGGGCTGCCGGACCTGCCGGGCCGGCCGCCCTTCGGCGGCCACGTGCTCAGCCACGACTTCGTCGAGGCGGCGCTGATCCGGCGCGGCGGCTGGAGCGTGTCCATGCTCCCCGACCTCGCCGGCTCCTACGAGGAGAGCCCGCCCTCGCTGATCGACATCGCCGTCCGCGACCGGCGCTGGGCGCAGGGGAACCTGCAGCATTCCCGCATCATCGCGGCGGCGGGGCTGAAGCTCGCCTCCCGCCAGCACTTCGCGACCGGCATCGCGGGCTACGTCGCCTCGCCGCTCTGGGCGGCGCAGCTCGTGGTCGGCATCGCGCTCGCCCTGCAGACCGCCTATATCCGCCCGGAATATTTCCCGAGCGAGTTCCGGCTCTACCCGGTCTGGCCGCGCTTCGACCCGGTGCGCGCGCTCCAGCTCTTCGGGCTGACCATGGGCATCCTGCTGGCGCCGAAGCTGTTCGGCCTGATCCTGGCGCTCCTCGACGCGACGGTGCGGCGGGCCTGCGGGGGGGCGCCGCGCCTCATTCTGTCGGCGCTGATCGAGACCCTGCTCTCGGCCCTGATCGCGCCGATCGCGATGCTGATCCAGTCGGGCTCGGTGCTGCAGATCCTGCTCGGGCGCGACACCGGCTGGAACCCGCAGCGCCGCGACGATGGCTCGATCCCGCTGCGCGACATCGTCCGGCGCCACCGCTGGCACACGCTGCTGGGCCTCGTCTCGGGGGCGGCCGCCTTCGCGATCGCGACCTCGCTGTTCCTGTGGATGTCGCCGACGATCCTCGGCCTCGTGCTGGCGATCCCGCTCTCCTGGGCGAGCGGCCAGCTGGCCTGGGGCCTCGCCCTCAAGCGGCGCGGCCTGCTGATGACGCCCGAGGAGCGCGCGCCGCCGCCGATCGCCGTGCGGGCCCGGGCGATCGAGGCCGAGAACGCCGCCCGCGGCTTCGACGAGGCCGACGCGCTCTGGGCACTCCACGCCGAGCCGGCCCTGCGGGAGGCCCACCTCGCCATGCTGCCGCCCCCGGCATCGCGGCGCCGCGGCGCGATCGAGGCCGAGCGGGTGCTGGCCGAGGCGAAGCTCGGCGAGGCCGTGAGCGTCGGCGAGGCGGCGTCCTGGCTCACCCCGAAGGAGCGGATGGCGGCCCTGCACGCGCCCGCGCTGGTGGCGCGGCTGGCGGAGCTGCCGCGCTAG